Proteins from a single region of Carassius gibelio isolate Cgi1373 ecotype wild population from Czech Republic chromosome B15, carGib1.2-hapl.c, whole genome shotgun sequence:
- the LOC127972702 gene encoding CUE domain-containing protein 1 isoform X1 — protein MTSLFRRSSSNGGSRGSDTGELNNSRPNRQVRRLEFNQAMEDFKTMFPSMDYEVIECVLRSNNGAVDATIDQLLQMSIDGQDSDDSSDSDDSIPPEILERTLEPDSSDEEPPPVYSPPTYAMHIYDRKYPDAPPVPPPRFEAQPPLGHRQVQGYKNWNPPLLGNLPDDFLRILPQQLDSIQGSQSSISKPSSSSVPQKVPTVASVTGTGGTSEQERKLKQYLEDERIALFLQNEEFMKELQRNREFLIALERDRLKYESKKSKSSHSSASMENSTGDHYASGSVEACTAVSDDALFRDKLKHMGKSTRKKLFEIARGFSEKTKRRKSKRRTLLRHHSLGTANSTANLLDDVEGNPCDEESQLRRLAAQEEEEPHKETLSW, from the exons ATGACCAGCCTTTTCCGACGTAGCAGCAGTAATGGAGGGTCTCGGGGCTCGGATACAGGAGAGCTCAACAACTCCAGGCCCAATCGGCAAGTTCGACGGCTGGAGTTCAACCAGGCCATGGAGGACTTTAAAACCATGTTCCCTAGCATGGACTATGAGGTGATTGAGTGCGTACTGCGCTCCAACAATGGGGCTGTGGATGCCACCATCGACCAACTCCTGCAGATGAGCATTGACGGACAAGACTCAGATGATAGTTCGGATTCAGATGACAGCATCCCACCAGAG ATTCTTGAGCGGACCCTCGAGCCAGACAGCTCAGATGAAGAGCCGCCCCCTGTCTACTCACCACCAACATATGCCATGCACATATATGACAGGAAATACCCAGATGCTCCTCCAGTTCCTCCACCCAG ATTTGAGGCCCAACCTCCCCTTGGACACAGACAAGTGCAAGGTTACAAAAACTGGAACCCACCGTTACTTGGCAATCTGCCTGACGACTTCCTGCGAATCCTGCCCCAACAGCTGGACAGTATACAG GGCTCTCAGAGTAGCATCTCCAAGCCCTCCTCCTCCTCAGTACCCCAGAAGGTCCCCACTGTGGCGTCCGTCACAGGAACAGGCGGCACTTCAGAGCAGGAACGCAAACTGAAGCAATATTTAGAGGATGAGCGTATTGCACTTTTCCTGCAGAATGAAGAGTTCATGAAGGAGCTGCAAAGGAACCGAGAGTTCCTCATTGCGCTGGAAAGAG ATCGATTGAAATACGAGTCAAAGAAATCCAAATCCAGTCATTCATCAGCTAGCATGGAGAACTCCACAG GTGACCATTATGCTTCGGGATCTGTAGAGGCCTGCACAGCAGTCTCAGATGACGCTCTGTTTAGAGACAAGCTAAAGCACATGGGGAAGT CAACCAGGAAGAAGCTGTTTGAAATTGCCCGAGGGTTCTCAGAGAAGACGAAGCGGAGGAAGTCTAAAAGAAGAACGCTGCTACGGCATCACTC ATTGGGCACAGCCAACTCCACTGCCAACCTCCTAGATGATGTGGAAGGAAACCCATGTG ATGAAGAAAGTCAGCTTAGACGATTGGCTgcacaggaagaggaggagccaCATAAGGAAACACTATCATGGTGA
- the LOC127972702 gene encoding CUE domain-containing protein 1 isoform X2, protein MTSLFRRSSSNGGSRGSDTGELNNSRPNRQVRRLEFNQAMEDFKTMFPSMDYEVIECVLRSNNGAVDATIDQLLQMSIDGQDSDDSSDSDDSIPPEILERTLEPDSSDEEPPPVYSPPTYAMHIYDRKYPDAPPVPPPRFEAQPPLGHRQVQGYKNWNPPLLGNLPDDFLRILPQQLDSIQGSQSSISKPSSSSVPQKVPTVASVTGTGGTSEQERKLKQYLEDERIALFLQNEEFMKELQRNREFLIALERDRLKYESKKSKSSHSSASMENSTGDHYASGSVEACTAVSDDALFRDKLKHMGKSTRKKLFEIARGFSEKTKRRKSKRRTLLRHHSLGTANSTANLLDDVEGNPCDEESQLRRLAAQEEEEPHKETLS, encoded by the exons ATGACCAGCCTTTTCCGACGTAGCAGCAGTAATGGAGGGTCTCGGGGCTCGGATACAGGAGAGCTCAACAACTCCAGGCCCAATCGGCAAGTTCGACGGCTGGAGTTCAACCAGGCCATGGAGGACTTTAAAACCATGTTCCCTAGCATGGACTATGAGGTGATTGAGTGCGTACTGCGCTCCAACAATGGGGCTGTGGATGCCACCATCGACCAACTCCTGCAGATGAGCATTGACGGACAAGACTCAGATGATAGTTCGGATTCAGATGACAGCATCCCACCAGAG ATTCTTGAGCGGACCCTCGAGCCAGACAGCTCAGATGAAGAGCCGCCCCCTGTCTACTCACCACCAACATATGCCATGCACATATATGACAGGAAATACCCAGATGCTCCTCCAGTTCCTCCACCCAG ATTTGAGGCCCAACCTCCCCTTGGACACAGACAAGTGCAAGGTTACAAAAACTGGAACCCACCGTTACTTGGCAATCTGCCTGACGACTTCCTGCGAATCCTGCCCCAACAGCTGGACAGTATACAG GGCTCTCAGAGTAGCATCTCCAAGCCCTCCTCCTCCTCAGTACCCCAGAAGGTCCCCACTGTGGCGTCCGTCACAGGAACAGGCGGCACTTCAGAGCAGGAACGCAAACTGAAGCAATATTTAGAGGATGAGCGTATTGCACTTTTCCTGCAGAATGAAGAGTTCATGAAGGAGCTGCAAAGGAACCGAGAGTTCCTCATTGCGCTGGAAAGAG ATCGATTGAAATACGAGTCAAAGAAATCCAAATCCAGTCATTCATCAGCTAGCATGGAGAACTCCACAG GTGACCATTATGCTTCGGGATCTGTAGAGGCCTGCACAGCAGTCTCAGATGACGCTCTGTTTAGAGACAAGCTAAAGCACATGGGGAAGT CAACCAGGAAGAAGCTGTTTGAAATTGCCCGAGGGTTCTCAGAGAAGACGAAGCGGAGGAAGTCTAAAAGAAGAACGCTGCTACGGCATCACTC ATTGGGCACAGCCAACTCCACTGCCAACCTCCTAGATGATGTGGAAGGAAACCCATGTG ATGAAGAAAGTCAGCTTAGACGATTGGCTgcacaggaagaggaggagccaCATAAGGAAACACTATCATG A
- the LOC127972285 gene encoding WD repeat and SOCS box-containing protein 1, producing the protein MASFPDFVNENEIGKAKFIGELIPPVAPFDQKSGRETWTVAFAPDGSYFAWSQGHRIVRLVPWKKCLASFSARKEDRSSSVGPRRLSRQNSEGSLLPGEPREHTIDCGDIVWGLAFGSSVPEKQSRCVNIEWHRFKFGQDQLLLATGLNNGRIKIWDVYTGKLLLNLMDHTDIVRDLTFAPDGSLVLVSASRDKTLRVWDLKDDGNMVKVLRGHQNWVYCSAFSPDSSVLCSVGAGKAVFLWDMDKYTLIRKLEGHHNDVVSCEFSPDGALLATASYDTRVIIWDPHTATVLFELGHLFPPPSPIFAGGANDRWVRSVAFCHDGRHIASVTDDMLVRFWSIDEKSPQAIAPLTNGLCCAFSTDGSVLAAGSRDGSVHFWASPRSISSLQHLCRLTLRRVMPTQQVYTLPIPFSMHDYLAYKTL; encoded by the exons ATGGCAAGCTTCCCAGATTTTGTCAACGAAAATGAAATAG GTAAAGCTAAGTTCATCGGGGAACTCATACCTCCTGTTGCCCCCTTTGACCAGAAGTCTGGCCGGGAGACTTGGACTGTAGCTTTTGCACCTGATGGTTCCTACTTCGCTTGGTCTCAAGGACATCGAATTGTGAGACTTGTACCATGGAAAAAATGCTTAGCCAGCTT TTCTGCACGAAAGGAAGATCGGTCGAGCAGTGTGGGTCCTCGACGACTGTCCCGGCAGAACAGTGAGGGCAGTCTGCTGCCAGGCGAGCCCAGAGAGCACACCATCGACTGTGGTGACATTGTCTGGGGCCTGGCCTTCGGCTCTTCTGTTCCTGAAAAACAGAGTCGCTGTGTTAATATCGAATGGCACAGGTTCAAGTTCGGCCAGGACCAGCTTCTGCTGGCCACGGGCCTCAACAATGGCCGCATCAAAATCTGGGACGTCTATACAG GAAAACTTTTGCTGAACCTGATGGACCACACAGACATTGTGCGAGACCTTACGTTTGCCCCAGATGGGAGTTTAGTGCTGGTTTCTGCTTCAAGAGACAAGACTCTACGCGTGTGGGACCTCAAAGATGACG GTAACATGGTGAAGGTACTCCGTGGCCATCAAAACTGGGTCTACTGCAGTGCTTTCTCACCGGATTCATCTGTCCTTTGTTCCGTAGGCGCAGGCAAAGCG GTCTTCCTTTGGGACATGGATAAGTACACTCTGATCCGTAAGCTGGAGGGCCATCATAACGACGTGGTGTCCTGCGAGTTCTCTCCTGACGGGGCCTTGCTGGCCACAGCTTCCTACGACACCCGTGTCATCATATGGGACCCTCATACAGCCACCGTTCTGTTCGAGTTGGG GCATCTCTTCCCTCCTCCCTCACCCATATTTGCAGGAGGAGCAAATGATCGATGGGTTCGCTCTGTTGCCTTTTGTCATGACGGTCGGCACATTGCTAGCGTCACTGATGACAT gcTGGTGCGTTTCTGGAGCATCGATGAGAAGAGTCCTCAGGCCATCGCCCCTCTCACCAATGGCCTCTGTTGTGCCTTTTCTACTGACGGAAGTGTCTTAGCTGCGGG GTCTCGTGATGGCAGCGTGCATTTCTGGGCTTCTCCACGCAGCATTAGTAGCCTCCAGCACTTGTGCCGCTTGACCCTGCGGCGAGTCATGCCCACGCAGCAGGTTTATACGCTGCCCATTCCTTTCTCCATGCACGACTACCTGGCATACAAAACGCTTTAA
- the LOC127972284 gene encoding uncharacterized protein LOC127972284 codes for MFQASSPAVHGGHLSTWLKAVTTPFLPKDAINLQHPEQLDTELDELMARDPNQSDYYRELARIFGSLVPILVAQAPLSERSNIAEEAWKDQAPTQSHLDQLLLETQNQREKEDDTDPELQKGVERLHNALQDLRLDTDQREQLEREARKELNKKLQQGDALLKRAETELKEKDYKTWACKTHLQAAQAKFNKLTLQRDELQDELDTVHTELRQSHRLQSGWIGETHPTKFLPGRHSNPFSQEPRAGKGGVVSLLRKSPASLQEHLSITEGREPFQRTHVTKPCTAHRELHKLARSISTFIPDPAGGHDVHASLQAIDFHLQTVANVTDVNTLYLLKITASRDVHCFLDRQPETVKAYYQQLLQTLILEFSDPNSDHGLLIAMDLKQGRFENPQTFCSQLRNTYFGACNEPGMEQDFNLKTLFLPNLHASWSFHLRVPACPRNRTTQELRNLAHKACTKQRTICEKTVKNPNVSVSEHCLELTLDGALQHHSHRHFYRESIPFQASRGQHSAATSETAEILRVLKDLLHMNTRKEDEPSTQNTARAPQSTATAN; via the coding sequence atgttccaggcatccagtccagcagtccacgggggccacctctcgacatggttgaaagcagtgacgacccccttcctgcccaaggatgccattaacctgcagcacccagagcaactagacaccgagctagatgaactgatggcacgcgatccaaaccaaagcgactactacagagaactcgccaggatcttcggaagcctagttcccattctcgtcgcccaggcaccgctcagtgaacggagcaacatcgcggaggaggcctggaaggaccaggccccaacccagagtcatcttgatcagcttctcctcgagacccagaaccagcgcgagaaagaggacgacacagatccagagctacagaaaggagttgaaagacttcacaatgccctgcaagatcttcgcctcgacacagatcaaagagaacagctggagagagaagccagaaaagaactcaacaaaaaactccagcaaggcgacgctctcctaaaaagagcagagactgaactgaaagaaaaagactataaaacctgggcctgcaaaacacacttgcaagcggcccaagctaaattcaacaagcttactctgcagagagacgagctccaagatgaacttgacactgttcacacagaactgagacaatctcacagattacagagtggctggatcggagaaacgcaccccacaaaatttctcccgggccgccactccaaccctttcagccaagaacccagagctggaaaagggggtgtagtctcccttctaaggaaatcaccagccagcttacaagaacatctgtcaataacggagggaagagaacccttccagagaacgcatgtcaccaaaccctgcactgctcacagagaacttcacaagctagccagaagcatctctacattcattccagatcctgcaggaggacatgatgttcatgcttctttacaagccattgactttcatttgcaaactgtcgccaacgtgacagatgtgaacacattgtacctgttaaaaatcacggccagccgtgatgtgcattgctttctggatcgtcaaccagagactgtcaaagcgtactaccagcaactgctacagactttgattcttgaattctctgatccaaactcagatcatgggctccttattgctatggacctcaaacagggccgatttgaaaacccacagactttctgtagtcagctacgaaacacctacttcggagcatgcaacgaaccaggtatggaacaggatttcaacttaaaaactctgttcctcccaaacctacatgccagttggagttttcatctcagagtcccagcgtgtccccgtaacagaactacacaagagttacggaacttagcccacaaagcttgcaccaagcaaaggactatttgtgaaaagactgtgaaaaaccccaacgtctctgtctctgagcactgcttggagttaaccctagatggcgccctacaacaccacagtcacagacatttttacagagagtcaataccattccaagccagcagagggcaacacagtgcagccacgtctgagacagcagagatcctgagggtgctgaaagatcttcttcacatgaatactcgcaaggaagatgagccaagcacccagaacactgcccgagctccacagtcaacagctacagctaactga